From a region of the Calliphora vicina chromosome 4, idCalVici1.1, whole genome shotgun sequence genome:
- the sbm gene encoding b(0,+)-type amino acid transporter 1 isoform X1 — translation MRDKISQLFCLQKNACKNNSTDNRGGQHVPNKATLNGSTCTNGSIGPEGPETTETDSSGTGGMRKSLERKGSTPNDAVHLQRRVGLFSGVALIVGTMIGSGIFVSPSGLLVRTGSVGVSFIIWLACGLLSLLGALAYAELGTMNTSSGAEWAYFMDAYGPAPAFLFSWVSTLVLKPSQMAIICLSFAQYAVEAFVSECDPPMSVVKMVAVVAIVMILFVNCYSVNLGMAVQNIFTAAKLVAVLIVICGGAWKLFQGNTQHLSNAFSGPTPTMGAIATAFYTGLWAYDGWNNLNYVTEEIKNPSKNLPRSIVIGIPLVTLCYALINISYLAAMSPTEMIESEAVAVTFGNRILGAMAWLMPLSVTISTFGSANGTLFAAGRLCFAASREGHLLDILSYVHVRRLTPAPGLIFHSLIAVAMVLYGTIDSLIDFFSFTAWIFYGGAMLALIVMRFTKPNYPRPYKVPIIIPVVVLVISTYLVVAPIIDTPRIEYLYALLFIFAGLIFYVPFVKLGMTPRFMNKVTLFFQLLLEVVPTSTMGMFD, via the exons GACAACATGTGCCAAATAAAGCAACGCTCAACGGGTCAACGTGTACCAACGGTTCTATTGGGCCAGAAGGGCCCGAAACGACAGAGACCGACTCATCAGGGACCGGGGGGATGCGGAAGTCGTTGGAGAGGAAGGGCTCAACGCCGAACGACGCTGTTCACCTCCAGAGACGGGTGGGACTCTTCAGTGGGGTGGCTTTAATTGTCGGGACTATGATAG gaTCTGGAATATTTGTGTCACCATCTGGTCTACTAGTTCGTACTGGTTCCGTTGGTGTTAGCTTTATAATATGGCTGGCCTGTGGTTTGCTCTCATTGTTGG GCGCTCTGGCATATGCTGAATTAGGTACAATGAATACATCGTCAGGTGCTGAATGGGCATATTTTATGGACGCATATGGACCAGCACCGGCGTTTTTATTCTCATGGGTATCGACACTAGTTTTAAAGCCATCGCAAATGGcaataatttgtctttcatttGCACAGTATGCAGTGGAGGCATTTGTCTCTGAATGTGATCCACCAATGTCGGTTGTTAAAATGGTTGCAGTAGTAGCAATAG TGATGATATTGTTTGTTAACTGTTATAGCGTTAATTTGGGCATGGcagttcaaaatatatttaccgCCGCCAAATTGGTGGCTGTTTTAATTGTTATATGTGGTGGTGCCTGGAAACTGTTTCAGGGCAATACACAACATCTATCGAATGCATTTAGTGGACCTACACCCACCATGGGAGCAATAGCCACAGCCTTCTATACGGGTCTGTGGGCTTATGATGGCTGGAATAACTTGAACTATGTTACGGAGGAGATTAAGAATCCGAGCAAGAATTTACCACGCTCCATAGTAATTGGCATACCATTGGTTACTTTGTGTTATGCTTTGATTAATATTTCCTATTTAGCGGCCATGTCACCCACCGAAATGATTGAATCCGAGGCTGTAGCGGTAACATTTGGTAATCGTATCTTAGGAGCCATGGCCTGGTTGATGCCCTTGAGTGTAACCATCAGTACATTTGGCAGTGCAAATGGTACATTGTTTGCAGCGGGAAG ATTATGCTTTGCTGCTTCCCGAGAGGGTCATTTGCTAGATATTTTATCTTATGTGCATGTACGACGTCTAACACCAGCACCTGGTCTAATATTCCat TCATTAATTGCTGTTGCTATGGTTTTGTATGGTACCATAGATTCATTAATTGACTTCTTTAGTTTTACCGCTTGGATTTTCTATGGTGGCGCTATGTTGGCCCTCATTGTGATGCGTTTCACCAAACCCAACTATCCAAGGCCATATAAAGTGCCTATTATCATTCCCGTTGTGGTTCTGGTGATCTCAACGTATCTGGTGGTGGCTCCCATTATCGATACGCCTCGCATTGAATATTTGTATGCATTACTCTTCATATTTGCCGGTTTGATATTCTATGTACCATTTGTGAAATTGGGAATGACACCGAGATTTATGA ATAAAGTTACATTATTCTTTCAACTGTTATTGGAAGTTGTGCCCACATCTACAATGGGCATGTTCGATTAA
- the sbm gene encoding b(0,+)-type amino acid transporter 1 isoform X2, whose translation MYQHVLPNTTNIFSNGQHVPNKATLNGSTCTNGSIGPEGPETTETDSSGTGGMRKSLERKGSTPNDAVHLQRRVGLFSGVALIVGTMIGSGIFVSPSGLLVRTGSVGVSFIIWLACGLLSLLGALAYAELGTMNTSSGAEWAYFMDAYGPAPAFLFSWVSTLVLKPSQMAIICLSFAQYAVEAFVSECDPPMSVVKMVAVVAIVMILFVNCYSVNLGMAVQNIFTAAKLVAVLIVICGGAWKLFQGNTQHLSNAFSGPTPTMGAIATAFYTGLWAYDGWNNLNYVTEEIKNPSKNLPRSIVIGIPLVTLCYALINISYLAAMSPTEMIESEAVAVTFGNRILGAMAWLMPLSVTISTFGSANGTLFAAGRLCFAASREGHLLDILSYVHVRRLTPAPGLIFHSLIAVAMVLYGTIDSLIDFFSFTAWIFYGGAMLALIVMRFTKPNYPRPYKVPIIIPVVVLVISTYLVVAPIIDTPRIEYLYALLFIFAGLIFYVPFVKLGMTPRFMNKVTLFFQLLLEVVPTSTMGMFD comes from the exons GACAACATGTGCCAAATAAAGCAACGCTCAACGGGTCAACGTGTACCAACGGTTCTATTGGGCCAGAAGGGCCCGAAACGACAGAGACCGACTCATCAGGGACCGGGGGGATGCGGAAGTCGTTGGAGAGGAAGGGCTCAACGCCGAACGACGCTGTTCACCTCCAGAGACGGGTGGGACTCTTCAGTGGGGTGGCTTTAATTGTCGGGACTATGATAG gaTCTGGAATATTTGTGTCACCATCTGGTCTACTAGTTCGTACTGGTTCCGTTGGTGTTAGCTTTATAATATGGCTGGCCTGTGGTTTGCTCTCATTGTTGG GCGCTCTGGCATATGCTGAATTAGGTACAATGAATACATCGTCAGGTGCTGAATGGGCATATTTTATGGACGCATATGGACCAGCACCGGCGTTTTTATTCTCATGGGTATCGACACTAGTTTTAAAGCCATCGCAAATGGcaataatttgtctttcatttGCACAGTATGCAGTGGAGGCATTTGTCTCTGAATGTGATCCACCAATGTCGGTTGTTAAAATGGTTGCAGTAGTAGCAATAG TGATGATATTGTTTGTTAACTGTTATAGCGTTAATTTGGGCATGGcagttcaaaatatatttaccgCCGCCAAATTGGTGGCTGTTTTAATTGTTATATGTGGTGGTGCCTGGAAACTGTTTCAGGGCAATACACAACATCTATCGAATGCATTTAGTGGACCTACACCCACCATGGGAGCAATAGCCACAGCCTTCTATACGGGTCTGTGGGCTTATGATGGCTGGAATAACTTGAACTATGTTACGGAGGAGATTAAGAATCCGAGCAAGAATTTACCACGCTCCATAGTAATTGGCATACCATTGGTTACTTTGTGTTATGCTTTGATTAATATTTCCTATTTAGCGGCCATGTCACCCACCGAAATGATTGAATCCGAGGCTGTAGCGGTAACATTTGGTAATCGTATCTTAGGAGCCATGGCCTGGTTGATGCCCTTGAGTGTAACCATCAGTACATTTGGCAGTGCAAATGGTACATTGTTTGCAGCGGGAAG ATTATGCTTTGCTGCTTCCCGAGAGGGTCATTTGCTAGATATTTTATCTTATGTGCATGTACGACGTCTAACACCAGCACCTGGTCTAATATTCCat TCATTAATTGCTGTTGCTATGGTTTTGTATGGTACCATAGATTCATTAATTGACTTCTTTAGTTTTACCGCTTGGATTTTCTATGGTGGCGCTATGTTGGCCCTCATTGTGATGCGTTTCACCAAACCCAACTATCCAAGGCCATATAAAGTGCCTATTATCATTCCCGTTGTGGTTCTGGTGATCTCAACGTATCTGGTGGTGGCTCCCATTATCGATACGCCTCGCATTGAATATTTGTATGCATTACTCTTCATATTTGCCGGTTTGATATTCTATGTACCATTTGTGAAATTGGGAATGACACCGAGATTTATGA ATAAAGTTACATTATTCTTTCAACTGTTATTGGAAGTTGTGCCCACATCTACAATGGGCATGTTCGATTAA
- the nmdyn-D6 gene encoding nucleoside diphosphate kinase 6, with translation MEITLAIIKPHVVRNAVAFQALKRLIKEHFKIVDSKEVHITKQLSEHFYAEHKGKFFYNRLITFMGSGPSYALILQSQDSISKWRTMMGPTKVYKAVYSNPDCIRAIYGLSDTRNACHGSDSVESALREISILFPDFNKDVITSEHS, from the exons aTGGAAATTACATTGGCCATCATTAAACCCCATGTGGTACGTAATGCTGTAGCGTTCCAGGCATTGAAACGTTTAATcaaagaacattttaaaattgtggACTCCAAAGAAGTGCACATTACGAAACAATTATCGGAACATTTCTACGCTGAGCACAAGGGAAAATTCTTTTACAATCGTTTAATAACATTTATGGGAAG TGGTCCCAGTTATGCGTTAATTCTGCAATCACAAGATAGCATTTCTAAGTGGAGAACTATGATGGGACCTACTAAAGTTTATAAAGCGGTGTACTCCAATCCAGATTGTATAAGAGCCATTTATGGTCTCTCAGATACACGCAATGCCTGCCATGGTTCCGACAGTGTGGAATCAGCTTTAAGGGAAATATCTATATTATTTCCAGATTTCAATAAAGATGTGATAACATCAGAGCACAGCtga
- the Atg2 gene encoding autophagy-related protein 2 homolog B, with protein sequence MSWFNVWDGLKNKTCRYLLQRYLGQFLDEKLNLEQLNIELYNGKATIKNVSLRVEALNELLDAQGWPFEFTDGQVGLLTVSVPWNALMTNDSSIEASDVVLCLRPVKRAHECHESMIESMWSSVSSSLQLAEECMRQEEDDESECTATNAGVQAGSIVGLEKFAETIDNVLNRIQAKFSNITLKIEYPCHYRLRGVALNIHLNELFYKNETGNEKMPQMSSTDSSNTPQSEHVNRLPTYAKHTVNLTGVSMFTQENWVSESECGVQHEDIPILQFMGQQNLQIKVKQSDEITGPKICFDVELGAICAIFSPRQLQLLTHFLEAFSEEESYRGVKQRNLAHYPDDFECQQQQQEQYDSNLAHGNLNMWTCGPSTVTNPAKATNTNMYRNCDNYSDSIVSSSLSSSTITSVSRNQRKATNIDSSAEISNFVIKINALVGVILHEDILVESNSNSHQHFWNEHSLKELLKVSQHFFEYTADIPIERELSSPSLYSSKNHLFLRLNPIVAEGKQNRNKNILQITSSISATKVELCEVLDGQVTHLLKFNRNKNCFNGYQIRPEFTMNFSSSNSIRMNKNSRTSIEIMLEENVLEFDITIIDRLGSFFAPSPYSNYSAKAQSAAKEDLAGDKTEFSVNCGLIDIKLRFPIVDLRPLHDPNRVPWWKQNIRTDYLLLRFSEFKLIFCESRLKFYASQIEIFYAETDDVQNHLLTTSYNKLLQQPVLEDYPLILVDFAERNYASLEAGKEPNLPFSAKRHCRQSSTSAYANKMDNDLTENILLPGDKHEIDEFCKTTMDNSEIQVKLNFPVVDFFVESKQLYEVIYNRLNADLFMWEPSCPYITKSSASDNQPQMGQSLLNMGLMDSVYISAIAHSDAFSDTYGQPIQSLSSHKSPLVLEHSDQSDDNQEQEDDLEIEDDDDDGISCRQQPPQTFAAKMSHHNCSVEIMLGKVSGSCFVPVRDNDKHILPQVCGKFLLNVEKVKIFLVAGFKNDMNLSYLCTQIKSGEIYHCGIVPMNTPLRFDHQAQVEDFMQSTLYKIPLGLTKGIVIPEDDHDMFSVVIEMKKNPVQKIKRLKITAGIRYATLRYNPSSPTLYWINQLIDFLDVADYPIEGYKPFSVLSEMQLHLWDCAIDFRPENFPYRAVLELFYFSVCSNIIPSMPCCNLRFVLEECVLSLAPFDESTHKKYPCYKISSIDNKSLVPVLDVGLLDISLRLNDDETDKCPTFDLRCSIHDVHFRTCYDSGSAFAQLIGYMASNTNANNEQLNAKEQSLQSSLSSESDFFLSQTEQQLTKEITKKQQERVNILMAEAVQESPEEQRTLQTIDEEPVRGKDELKLFYFPDENNKHLIKQDYTTEIPAMETSTLMTSSISLDTGETLPIIKADFGDITEDDSALFEDLHNGSSNEEDYCIIAEEEKVFVNSKFSSSSIEVSDDPLMIVDNHFCLPSSSSNDLLRTPTNFPVPEQRYTLCEMTITWHMYGGHDFPPSPTASTTPNMKAAAASSGEASANKTAMSDTYRQGVFYANESSRLPQHKKPKEKLTWKSVGGSNRNHEVLVEMQFTKVRFSYEMYPRHTSYASRQVLVVNEIEIRDRLQSSEINKFLYNANTKSFSNRRNQHMVLVKAIHVRPNPQQSNNQECSLRISLSPLRVHIDQDTLEFLTDFFTNFGKACDKDNSTVDEGKQSKLALAKTEVPIMTINEDEPEIPDAVNDLRARRIVNENISLLIDEQESADSRSVRSDSNVSVVSQENNTAPIFFREIIFTPDVSIRFDYHGRRVELSKGPIAGLLMGLGQLQCSEIILRKIIYRRGVLGFEKVCNYLCKEWLRDIKRNQLPKILSGVGPTYAFVQLFQGIYDLFWLPIEHYQKDGRLIRGLQLGAQSFSARTILAALEITSRLIQLLQFTAETAFDMVSSGPSVRQSKKSKRGRKKRHNRPRDIREGVANAYHILKDGINDSANNLIETAAAEHDQKGLTGAVGAVMRQVPQLVVCPAVLATQATTNILGGVKSSLVPEAKLEAKEKWKDDNC encoded by the coding sequence ATGTCATGGTTTAATGTGTGGGACGGTTTAAAGAATAAAACATGTCGATATTTATTGCAACGTTATTTGGGACAATTTCTAGACGAAAAATTAAATCTCGAGCAACTCAACATTGAGCTGTACAATGGAAAGGCCAccataaaaaatgtttcactGCGCGTAGAGGCTCTCAATGAATTACTGGATGCTCAAGGCTGGCCCTTCGAATTTACAGATGGTCAAGTTGGTCTGCTGACTGTGTCAGTTCCCTGGAATGCACTGATGACCAATGACAGTTCAATTGAAGCGTCCGATGTGGTGTTGTGTCTGAGGCCTGTTAAAAGGGCCCACGAATGTCACGAGTCCATGATAGAGTCTATGTGGTCATCCGTAAGCAGTTCGCTGCAATTAGCTGAAGAGTGTATGAGACAGGAAGAGGATGATGAGTCAGAATGTACAGCAACTAATGCGGGAGTGCAGGCTGGTTCCATAGTGGGTCTGGAGAAGTTTGCCGAAACAATAGATAATGTTTTAAATCGAATACAAgcgaaattttcaaatatcacgTTAAAAATAGAATATCCCTGTCATTATAGGCTAAGGGGAGTAGCACTAAATATCCACTTAAAtgaactattttataaaaatgaaactGGCAATGAGAAAATGCCACAAATGTCTAGTACAGATAGTAGCAACACACCACAAAGTGAACATGTTAATCGTTTGCCAACTTACGCCAAACACACAGTAAATCTGACGGGAGTGTCCATGTTTACCCAAGAAAATTGGGTTTCCGAAAGCGAGTGTGGAGTACAGCATGAAGATATACCCATATTACAGTTTATGGGTCAGCAAAATCTGCAAATCAAAGTTAAACAGTCGGATGAGATAACGGGGCCAAAAATTTGCTTCGATGTGGAGTTGGGGGCCATATGTGCCATATTCTCACCACGCCAACTGCAATTGCTGACACACTTTCTGGAGGCCTTTAGTGAAGAGGAATCCTATAGAGGTGTAAAACAACGAAATTTAGCCCACTACCCAGACGACTTTGAGtgccagcaacaacaacaggaGCAATACGACAGTAATTTAGCCCATGGCAATTTAAATATGTGGACTTGTGGCCCTTCCACTGTCACAAATCCTGCCAAagcaacaaatacaaatatgtatcgCAATTGTGATAACTACAGTGATTCTATAGTATCCTCTTCGTTGAGTTCCAGTACTATAACCAGCGTCTCGAGAAACCAACGCAAAGCCACTAATATAGACTCCAGTGCAGAAATCTccaattttgtgataaaaattaaCGCTTTAGTGGGAGTCATTTTGCATGAGGACATTTTGGTAGAATCCAATTCGAATTCTCATCAACATTTCTGGAACGAACACAGCCTCAAGGAACTGCTTAAGGTTTCACAACACTTCTTTGAGTACACGGCCGACATCCCTATTGAGCGTGAATTGTCGAGCCCTAGTTTATATTCCAGTAAAAATCATCTATTCCTACGACTAAATCCCATAGTAGCTGAGGGCAAACAAAATCGCAATAAAAACATCTTACAAATCACCTCGAGCATCTCGGCCACCAAGGTGGAGTTGTGCGAAGTGCTGGACGGGCAAGTAACACATTTGCTGAAGTTTAATCGCAATAAGAATTGTTTCAATGGCTATCAAATAAGGCCCGAATTCACCATGAACTTTAGTTCCAGCAATAGCATACGAATGAACAAGAATAGCCGTACTAGTATAGAGATAATGCTGGAGGAGAATGTTTTAGAGTTTGATATAACCATAATTGATCGTTTGGGCTCGTTTTTTGCTCCCTCACCCTACAGTAATTACTCTGCGAAAGCTCAATCAGCAGCCAAGGAAGATTTAGCTGGGGATAAAACGGAATTTTCGGTAAATTGTGGTTTGATTGATATTAAGTTACGTTTCCCCATTGTGGACTTGAGACCTTTACATGATCCGAATCGTGTGCCCTGGTGGAAACAAAATATACGTACAGATTATCTTTTGTTACGCTTTTccgaatttaaattaatattttgcgaAAGTCGCTTGAAATTTTATGCCTcacaaattgaaatattttatgcgGAAACGGATGACGTGCAAAATCATTTACTAACAACCAGCTACAACAAATTGCTGCAACAGCCGGTGTTAGAGGACTATCCCCTGATTCTGGTAGACTTTGCTGAAAGAAATTATGCCTCTTTAGAGGCCGGTAAAGAACCAAACCTCCCGTTTAGTGCGAAACGTCATTGCCGGCAAAGCAGTACCTCGGCGTATGCCAATAAAATGGATAACGATTTAACGGAAAATATTTTGCTGCCGGGAGATAAACATGAAATTGATGAATTCTGTAAAACAACCATGGACAATTCTGAGATACAGGTAAAGCTAAATTTTCCCGTAGTAGATTTCTTTGTGGAATCAAAGCAATTGTATGAAGTAATATACAATAGACTCAATGCGGATTTGTTTATGTGGGAGCCCTCGTGTCCGTATATCACGAAATCTTCCGCTTCGGATAATCAACCACAAATGGGCCAAAGTCTTTTAAATATGGGTTTAATGGATTCTGTTTATATATCAGCCATAGCACATAGTGATGCCTTTTCCGACACCTATGGACAGCCAATACAAAGTCTTAGTAGCCATAAGAGTCCGCTGGTTTTAGAGCATAGCGATCAAAGTGATGATAACCAGGAGCAAGAAGATGATTTAGAGATTgaagatgacgatgatgatggcATATCTTGCAGACAACAGCCTCCTCAAACATTTGCTGCCAAAATGTCGCATCACAATTGCTCGGTGGAGATAATGCTGGGCAAAGTTTCGGGTTCTTGTTTTGTACCCGTACGTGATAACGACAAACACATTTTGCCACAGGTTTGTGgcaaatttttactaaatgttgaaaaagtaaaaattttcctAGTTGCCGGTTTTAAAAACGACATGAATTTATCGTACTTGTGTACCCAAATAAAAAGTGGCGAAATCTATCACTGTGGCATAGTGCCCATGAATACACCACTGAGATTTGATCATCAAGCCCAAGTGGAAGATTTTATGCAGTCCACACTTTACAAAATACCCCTTGGTCTAACAAAGGGAATTGTGATACCCGAAGACGATCATGACATGTTTTCAGTGGTCATAGAAATGAAAAAGAATCCTGTGCAGAAAATTAAAAGGCTTAAGATAACTGCAGGCATACGTTACGCCACTCTACGCTATAATCCTTCGAGCCCTACTTTATATTGGATAAATCAATTGATTGATTTCCTAGATGTCGCCGACTATCCCATTGAGGGCTATAAACCATTTAGTGTTTTGTCCGAAATGCAATTACACTTGTGGGATTGTGCCATAGATTTTCGCCCAGAGAACTTCCCTTACCGGGCGGTTTTGGAATTGTTCTATTTCTCGGTATGCAGCAATATTATACCCTCAATGCCCTGTTGTAATCTACGCTTTGTCTTGGAGGAATGTGTTCTATCGCTGGCTCCCTTTGATGAATCAACTCACAAGAAATATCCCTGCTATAAGATCTCGAGTATAGATAACAAAAGTCTAGTGCCCGTTTTGGATGTGGGTTTATTGGATATTTCGTTGCGTCTTAACGATGATGAAACCGATAAATGCCCCACCTTTGATTTGAGATGTTCCATACATGATGTACATTTTCGCACTTGTTATGATTCGGGCAGTGCATTTGCTCAACTCATCGGTTACATGGCCAGCAATACGAATGCCAACAATGAACAACTAAACGCTAAAGAGCAGTCGTTGCAGTCCTCTCTGAGTTCGGAATCGGATTTCTTTTTATCACAAACTGAACAGCAGTTAACGAAAGAGATTACTAAGAAACAGCAAGAACGTGTCAATATACTAATGGCCGAAGCGGTGCAAGAATCCCCGGAAGAACAACGTACTTTGCAGACCATAGACGAAGAGCCCGTACGGGGAAAAGATGaacttaaattgttttatttcccCGATGAAAATAACAAACACCTAATAAAACAGGACTACACAACAGAAATACCAGCAATGGAGACATCTACTTTAATGACATCTAGCATCAGTTTAGATACTGGAGAAACTTTACCCATTATAAAAGCCGACTTTGGTGATATAACAGAAGATGACAGCGCTTTATTTGAAGATCTGCATAATGGCTCATCGAACGAGGAAGACTACTGTATAATCGCCGAAGAAGAAAAAGTGTTtgtgaattcaaaattttctagcAGTTCGATTGAAGTTTCCGATGATCCTCTGATGATAGTTGACAATCACTTTTGTCTACCCTCGTCTTCCAGTAATGATCTGCTCAGAACACCCACTAATTTTCCCGTGCCGGAACAACGTTATACTCTCTGTGAAATGACCATTACCTGGCACATGTATGGCGGCCATGATTTTCCGCCTTCCCCTACTGCATCCACAACCCCAAATATGAAAGCTGCAGCAGCTTCATCTGGAGAGGCAAGTGCAAATAAAACTGCCATGTCCGATACCTACCGCCAGGGTGTGTTCTATGCTAACGAATCGAGTCGCCTGCCTCAGCACAAGAAACCTAAAGAAAAACTCACCTGGAAGTCGGTGGGTGGCAGCAATCGCAATCATGAAGTATTGGTGGAAATGCAATTTACCAAGGTGAGATTTTCCTATGAAATGTATCCTCGTCACACTTCATACGCCTCGAGGCAAGTCCTGGTAGTGAATGAAATCGAAATACGAGATCGTTTACAAAGTTCCGAAATCAACAAGTTTCTCTACAATGCCAACACAAAAAGTTTTAGCAATCGCAGAAACCAACACATGGTGTTGGTTAAAGCCATACATGTACGACCAAATCCTCAGCAAAGTAATAATCAAGAGTGTTCGCTGCGTATATCGCTCAGCCCTCTGCGTGTTCACATCGATCAAGATACTCTGGAATTTCTAACGGACTTTTTCACCAATTTCGGTAAAGCCTGTGACAAAGATAACTCAACAGTAGACGAAGGCAAACAAAGTAAACTCGCGCTAGCTAAAACCGAAGTTCCCATAATGACAATCAACGAAGATGAACCAGAAATTCCCGACGCTGTAAACGATCTGAGAGCTCGTCGTATTGtcaatgaaaatatttctcTATTAATCGATGAACAGGAAAGTGCCGACAGCAGATCTGTTAGATCTGATAGCAATGTCTCGGTGGTGTCGCAAGAAAACAATACCGCGCCTATATTTTTCCGCGAAATTATTTTCACTCCTGATGTGTCCATCCGTTTCGATTATCATGGCAGACGTGTAGAGCTGTCTAAAGGACCCATAGCTGGCCTGTTAATGGGACTGGGTCAATTGCAATGTTCCGAAATTATTTTACGCAAAATCATTTATAGACGTGGCGTACTGGGCTTTGAAAAGGTGTGCAATTATCTGTGCAAAGAATGGTTGAGGGATATAAAACGTAATCAATTGCCCAAGATATTGAGCGGAGTAGGTCCCACTTATGCTTTCGTTCAGCTATTTCAAGGCATATACGATCTGTTTTGGCTACCCATAGAACACTATCAGAAAGATGGCCGTCTCATCAGGGGTCTGCAGTTGGGTGCTCAAAGTTTTAGTGCCCGCACAATACTGGCCGCTCTGGAAATCACCTCTAGGCTGATACAGCTTTTACAATTCACCGCAGAGACAGCTTTCGATATGGTATCTTCGGGACCCTCGGTCCGACAATCCAAGAAAAGCAAAAGGGGTCGCAAAAAGCGTCACAATCGCCCCAGGGATATACGTGAGGGTGTGGCTAACGCCTATCACATTCTCAAAGATGGCATCAATGATTCGGCCAATAATCTAATAGAAACAGCAGCCGCTGAACATGACCAAAAAGGTTTGACCGGGGCAGTGGGTGCTGTTATGCGTCAAGTACCCCAACTTGTGGTATGTCCCGCTGTGTTGGCTACACAAGCCACCACCAATATATTGGGTGGTGTAAAGAGTTCTTTGGTACCTGAAGCAAAACTCGAAGCAAAAGAGAAATGGAAAGATGACAACTGTTAG
- the LOC135956592 gene encoding probable RNA-binding protein 18 — protein MASTSSSSVLEERRIWVGNLDPRLNEYQLLKIVQKCGAIEKFDMLFHKGGPLQGQSRGYAFVTFAQPEGAIRALDKLNGHLVLNRPIAVRLAKNVNYDDLERPKPKIEIPALGTGKKEGKISKEEAIKAIEQKLKFLESQPDDLEFNQSLACEVPLIQKYQFNKDRDANGATSTSQRRTYHKSNSGPYNRHQRPKRR, from the exons atg GCTTCTACTAGTTCATCTAGTGTTTTGGAAGAGCGTCGCATTTGGGTAGGAAATTTGGATCCCAGGTTAAACGAGTA TCAACTTTTGAAAATTGTGCAAAAATGCGGTGCCATTGAAAAATTTGATATGCTGTTCCATAAAGGTGGCCCGCTACAGGGTCAATCGAGAGGCTATGCATTTGTGACTTTTGCTCAG CCTGAAGGCGCTATTAGAGCTTTAGACAAACTTAATGGTCATTTGGTATTAAATCGTCCCATAGCTGTAAGATTAGCTAAAAATGTGAATTat GATGATCTGGAACGTCCCAAACCAAAAATCGAAATACCTGCTTTGGGTACTGGCAAAAAGGAGGGAAAAATTAGCAAAGAAGAAGCCATAAAAGCCATcgaacaaaaacttaaatttttggaatctcAACCCGACGATTTAGAATTTAATCAGTCATTAGCCTGCGAAGTACCTCTCATACAAAAGTATCAATTCAACAAAGATCGTGATGCAAATGGTGCTACCTCTACGTCACAGAGAAGAACATATCACAAGAGCAATTCTGGTCCCTACAACCGGCATCAAAGGCCCAAAAGaagataa
- the mRpS25 gene encoding small ribosomal subunit protein mS25 — MPFMKGRAPIRRTLEYLSSGKLVLKDKVKIFSVNYNTYGDHHDGARDFVFWNIPQVQYKNPQVQVVTFKNMTPSPFVRCYFEDGRDMLIDVDSKNRLEIEEHLMRVVGKTKEQLHAEARLAESKDNPANFGYGCNRHCICEIPGQVPCPGTVPLPDRMRGKHIFAPK; from the exons ATGCCGTTCATGAAAGGAAGAGCTCCCATACGCCGTACCCTGGAGTATTTAAGTTCCGGCAAATTGGTGTTAAAGGataaagtgaaaatatttaGTGTTAATTACAATACTTATGGTGATCATCATGATGGTGCCAG AGATTTCGTATTTTGGAATATACCCCAGGTGCAGTACAAAAATCCTCAAGTGCAAGTGgtcacttttaaaaatatgactcCCTCGCCATTTGTAAGATGTTACTTTGAGGATGGCCGTGATATGTTGATTGATGTGGACAGCAAGAATAGACTCGAAATTGAGGAACATTTGATGAGAGTGGTCGGCAAGACAAA AGAACAACTGCATGCCGAGGCCAGATTAGCCGAGAGTAAGGACAATCCCGCCAACTTTGGTTATGGCTGTAATCGTCATTGTATTTGTGAAATTCCCGGTCAAGTACCCTGTCCCGGTACAGTACCTCTACCCGATAGAATGCGTGGCAAACATATATTTGCaccaaaataa